A window of the Chondrinema litorale genome harbors these coding sequences:
- a CDS encoding alpha-glucuronidase family glycosyl hydrolase, which produces MKMKKPLRVFFLLIILLCSFKIQAEDGYELWLRYQPVTNSQHKEYIQSLFTEVLIDDNSATAKVIKEELDRAFLGMLGNKPTIIQNLTTYTGLIIATSESQIVKSNSTLLEKVNELSNEGFLIDFVNSQGQKHLAVLAKKPVGLLYGSFYLLRQLQAGNQIEHAYSSSPKIKNRLLNHWDNLDRTVERGYAGFSIWDWHKLPGYIDQRYIDYARANASIGINGTVLTNVNANALVLTPIYIEKVKALADAFRPYGLKVYLTARFSAPIEIGGLETADPLEPEVRNWWKSKTDELYEAIPDFGGFLVKANSEGQPGPQNYNRTHADGANMLAEAVVPHGGIVMWRAFVYSHEVPEDRAKQANNEFEPLDGKFNKNVFIQVKNGAIDFQPREPFHPLFGKMPKTDLALELQITQEYLGQGTNLVYLAPLFKECLDSRTYLPKNESTVADIIDGTAYNRNNSVIAGVANIGNDRNWTGHLFGQANWFAFGRLAWDHTLSSGEIAKEWTKLTFSNDDDVVQKVEELMLASREACVNYMTPLGLHHIMGRNHHYGPGPWVTGGRPDWTSVYYHKADSAGIGFDRTKTGSNALSQYAPQVEKLFTILDTCPEKYLLWFHHLSWDYKLKSGKTLWDGLCLKYDEGVKSVGEMLTTWQSLESKIDNERFEQVEALLNIQKEEAVWWKNSCLLYFQQFSQKDFPASMNAPTGDLEEYKEMRFPYAPGIRPTWK; this is translated from the coding sequence CTCATTATTTTACTGTGCTCTTTTAAGATACAAGCAGAAGATGGATACGAATTATGGTTAAGATACCAGCCAGTTACCAACTCCCAACATAAGGAATATATACAAAGCCTTTTTACAGAAGTATTAATTGATGATAATTCAGCCACGGCAAAAGTTATTAAAGAGGAATTAGACAGAGCCTTTTTAGGCATGTTAGGTAACAAGCCAACAATTATTCAAAATTTAACAACTTACACGGGGCTAATTATTGCAACATCAGAAAGCCAAATTGTTAAATCTAATTCAACACTTCTAGAAAAAGTGAATGAGTTAAGTAACGAAGGATTTTTAATCGATTTTGTAAATAGCCAAGGTCAAAAACATTTGGCTGTTTTAGCAAAAAAGCCTGTAGGTTTGCTTTATGGCTCTTTCTATTTACTAAGACAATTGCAAGCAGGTAATCAAATAGAGCATGCATACAGTTCTTCTCCTAAAATAAAAAATCGCTTATTAAACCACTGGGATAATCTGGATAGAACAGTAGAAAGAGGTTATGCCGGTTTTTCAATCTGGGACTGGCACAAATTACCCGGCTACATTGACCAGCGATATATAGATTATGCCAGAGCAAATGCATCAATAGGTATTAATGGAACGGTGCTTACCAATGTAAATGCGAATGCATTGGTGCTTACTCCCATTTATATTGAAAAGGTAAAAGCTCTGGCAGATGCTTTTAGACCATATGGATTAAAAGTATATCTCACTGCAAGATTTAGTGCTCCAATTGAGATTGGCGGTTTAGAAACTGCTGATCCACTAGAGCCAGAAGTGAGAAATTGGTGGAAGTCTAAAACTGATGAGCTTTACGAAGCTATTCCAGATTTTGGCGGTTTTTTAGTAAAAGCAAATTCAGAGGGTCAACCCGGACCGCAAAACTACAACCGGACACATGCCGATGGAGCTAATATGCTGGCTGAAGCAGTTGTACCTCATGGTGGAATTGTAATGTGGCGAGCATTTGTTTACAGCCACGAAGTACCAGAAGACAGAGCCAAACAAGCCAATAATGAGTTTGAACCTTTAGATGGAAAGTTTAATAAAAATGTTTTTATTCAAGTGAAAAATGGTGCAATCGATTTCCAACCAAGAGAGCCGTTTCATCCACTTTTCGGGAAAATGCCTAAAACTGATTTAGCACTCGAATTACAAATTACGCAGGAATACTTAGGGCAGGGTACAAATCTGGTTTACCTAGCTCCATTATTTAAAGAATGTTTAGATTCTCGAACCTATTTGCCCAAAAATGAAAGTACTGTGGCAGATATAATTGATGGCACTGCATATAACAGAAATAACTCTGTAATAGCAGGTGTGGCTAATATCGGAAATGATAGAAACTGGACAGGCCATCTATTTGGGCAAGCAAACTGGTTTGCTTTTGGGAGATTAGCTTGGGATCATACACTAAGTTCAGGTGAGATTGCCAAAGAATGGACTAAACTAACTTTTAGTAATGATGATGATGTAGTTCAAAAAGTTGAAGAATTGATGCTAGCATCAAGAGAAGCATGTGTCAATTATATGACTCCCTTAGGTTTGCATCATATTATGGGTAGAAATCACCATTATGGTCCCGGCCCTTGGGTAACAGGTGGTAGACCCGATTGGACATCGGTTTATTACCACAAAGCGGATTCAGCAGGTATTGGTTTTGATAGAACCAAAACAGGTAGCAATGCTTTGAGTCAATATGCTCCGCAGGTCGAAAAATTGTTTACCATTTTAGATACTTGCCCAGAAAAATACTTGCTTTGGTTTCATCATTTATCGTGGGATTACAAGCTCAAATCTGGTAAAACACTTTGGGATGGATTATGCCTAAAGTATGATGAGGGTGTAAAATCAGTAGGAGAGATGCTCACAACATGGCAAAGTCTAGAAAGTAAGATTGATAATGAAAGATTTGAACAAGTTGAAGCTTTATTGAATATCCAGAAAGAAGAAGCGGTTTGGTGGAAAAACTCTTGTTTGCTATATTTCCAGCAATTTTCACAAAAAGACTTTCCTGCATCAATGAATGCTCCAACTGGAGATTTAGAAGAATACAAAGAAATGCGTTTCCCTTACGCTCCGGGAATTAGACCTACTTGGAAGTAA
- a CDS encoding ATP-binding protein produces the protein MSKKDKLPIQEDISEEFLEQALENCANEPISTPGSIQPHGVLFALDPYTYKIKCVSDNLGLYFDIAPKDALDKSIESILGHENSNLLKRVIINKPLKPIQSIRITIDGLDYDANAHLAGELVVFEVEPVPEQDITLKNDFFYDDLRNFALALRSAKNVDELYDIVVKHIREITGYDRVKLYEFDHEWNGKVVAENKGENIPGYKGLNFPASDIPPQARALYAKNFLRIICDIRYKPSNIIASPAFENKLPLDMTYSVLRSVSPVHIQYLKNMGVSASMSISIMQGGKLWGLVACHHMTGKYLAYRIRMVVELMGHMFSSLLSSFNEVESKEDKESRNSLLSHLSKSLNEKNRIDEPIAKKLIETMKAEGMAFKVNNKVEQFGDSPSKDTLLKLFSFFEANSPLAIFQVNDTENIFKDEPELLEIKGGILVVPISHATNDSIIWFRKPQVEKVKWAGLPEKKLEETKAGYRLAPRSSFELWQQTVQNKSTPWSKLDVDTALAVVRLILEHEKNVANLANQAKSEFLANMSHELRTPMNAIIGVANILDKDHELSDNQKDLIKTLKVSSESLITLINDLLDMAKVESNKLKLERIPFNFAEIMENARSVMSVKANEKDLQLNFSYPDKKELDFLGDPNRIRQILLNLLSNAIKFTDQGFVNVLVKIRRKENLDSCDVILYVSDTGIGMSEKHIKRIFEKFTQADKSIARNYGGSGLGLAITKSFVDMMGGKISVTSLEGMGSQFQVEIPLDIAHTNTKRHGNVEEKKSLQPERTEVNPESKKKKILLVEDYEGNIVVVIYFLQYMGFETYVVNNGQQALDKIKEDKYDLVLMDVQMPIMDGFEATQRIREMQESGELYKCPIIGMTAHAFVGDSNRCIEAGMDDYIAKPFSNEDLKDMLERYLK, from the coding sequence ATGAGTAAAAAGGATAAACTGCCAATACAAGAAGACATCTCTGAGGAGTTTTTAGAACAAGCACTTGAGAATTGTGCCAATGAACCTATCAGTACTCCGGGGTCTATTCAGCCGCACGGTGTCTTATTCGCTCTTGATCCATACACGTATAAAATTAAATGTGTAAGTGATAATTTGGGACTTTATTTCGATATCGCTCCTAAAGATGCATTGGATAAATCTATAGAAAGCATTTTGGGACACGAAAACTCCAATTTGTTAAAGAGAGTAATTATAAACAAGCCATTAAAACCGATTCAGTCTATACGAATAACTATAGATGGTTTAGATTACGATGCTAATGCTCATCTAGCTGGCGAATTAGTAGTTTTTGAAGTTGAACCTGTTCCTGAACAAGACATTACTTTAAAAAACGATTTCTTTTATGATGATTTAAGAAATTTTGCACTCGCTCTTCGTTCAGCAAAAAATGTAGACGAATTATATGATATTGTAGTTAAGCATATTCGTGAAATTACCGGTTACGATAGAGTAAAACTGTATGAATTTGACCATGAGTGGAACGGCAAAGTTGTTGCAGAAAATAAAGGCGAAAACATACCAGGATATAAAGGCTTAAACTTTCCTGCAAGTGATATACCCCCACAAGCCAGAGCTTTATACGCAAAAAATTTCTTAAGAATTATCTGCGATATACGCTATAAGCCTTCTAACATAATTGCTTCTCCTGCATTTGAGAATAAATTACCACTGGACATGACATATTCAGTGTTAAGAAGTGTATCTCCAGTACATATTCAATACCTCAAAAACATGGGAGTTAGTGCTTCTATGTCTATATCTATAATGCAAGGGGGAAAACTGTGGGGCCTTGTAGCCTGCCACCATATGACAGGTAAATACCTTGCCTATCGCATTAGAATGGTAGTAGAGCTAATGGGACATATGTTTTCTTCGTTACTATCTTCTTTTAATGAGGTTGAAAGTAAAGAAGATAAAGAAAGCAGAAACTCTCTTCTCTCTCATTTATCTAAATCTTTAAATGAGAAAAATAGAATAGATGAGCCAATAGCTAAAAAACTTATTGAGACTATGAAAGCTGAAGGCATGGCTTTTAAAGTAAACAATAAAGTTGAACAGTTCGGAGATTCACCATCAAAAGACACACTCTTAAAGCTTTTTAGCTTTTTTGAAGCGAATAGCCCTTTGGCAATTTTTCAGGTAAATGATACAGAAAATATCTTTAAAGACGAACCTGAACTTTTAGAAATTAAAGGAGGAATTTTGGTAGTGCCTATAAGTCACGCTACAAATGACTCAATTATTTGGTTTAGAAAACCTCAGGTAGAAAAAGTGAAGTGGGCAGGTTTGCCTGAAAAAAAATTAGAAGAAACAAAAGCCGGATACCGATTAGCGCCAAGAAGCTCTTTTGAGTTATGGCAACAAACCGTTCAAAATAAATCTACACCTTGGTCTAAACTAGATGTTGATACAGCTCTAGCAGTGGTTAGGTTAATTCTCGAACATGAAAAAAATGTAGCCAATCTTGCTAACCAAGCTAAAAGTGAATTTTTGGCTAATATGAGTCATGAGTTAAGAACACCCATGAACGCAATTATTGGAGTTGCTAACATATTAGATAAAGATCATGAGTTAAGTGATAATCAAAAAGATTTAATTAAGACTTTAAAGGTAAGTTCAGAATCTCTTATTACGCTTATAAATGATCTACTAGATATGGCTAAGGTAGAATCGAATAAGTTAAAACTAGAAAGGATACCGTTTAACTTTGCTGAGATTATGGAAAATGCCAGATCTGTAATGTCAGTAAAAGCTAATGAAAAAGACTTACAACTCAATTTTAGTTATCCAGATAAAAAAGAGTTAGACTTCTTAGGAGACCCGAATAGAATTAGACAAATCTTACTTAATCTGTTAAGTAATGCGATTAAGTTTACAGATCAGGGCTTTGTAAATGTATTGGTTAAAATAAGGAGAAAAGAAAACCTAGACAGTTGTGATGTAATACTCTATGTTTCTGATACGGGTATCGGAATGAGTGAAAAACATATTAAAAGAATTTTCGAGAAATTTACGCAAGCAGATAAATCTATTGCAAGAAATTATGGTGGTAGCGGCTTAGGTTTGGCTATTACCAAATCTTTTGTAGATATGATGGGAGGAAAAATTTCTGTAACTAGTCTTGAGGGAATGGGTTCTCAATTTCAAGTTGAAATTCCGCTTGACATTGCGCATACAAACACCAAAAGACATGGTAATGTAGAAGAAAAGAAATCTTTACAACCAGAGCGAACAGAGGTTAATCCAGAATCTAAGAAAAAGAAGATTTTGCTTGTAGAAGATTATGAAGGAAATATTGTAGTAGTAATTTACTTCTTGCAATACATGGGTTTTGAAACTTATGTTGTAAACAATGGGCAACAAGCATTAGATAAAATTAAAGAAGACAAATACGACTTGGTTTTAATGGATGTACAGATGCCAATTATGGATGGTTTTGAAGCTACTCAAAGAATTAGAGAAATGCAGGAATCTGGTGAGCTTTATAAATGTCCTATTATCGGAATGACAGCCCACGCATTTGTAGGAGATAGCAATAGATGTATTGAAGCTGGTATGGACGACTACATTGCTAAACCTTTTTCTAATGAAGATTTGAAAGATATGCTTGAGAGATATTTGAAATAG
- a CDS encoding helix-turn-helix transcriptional regulator encodes MFRLTEIETLSNNKYQMYRLMNLSQKDPETFNSICDFLPFFITINSVKSLRWIYYNNEVKNSFGSIAEDCINIGASAIENISDQNVLKQALFAIDQFKNINDHQAILTLPQRVKIEDKMTWVVSNKMFYHHDDQFFNLFYNLTDLGKSGRIIEDILGETFIKRDGWEIFCSLTKREKQIMKLLANGHTSKEIGNMLFISKLTADTHRKNLFSKLDVKSYTELIKLAQAFEIIET; translated from the coding sequence ATGTTTCGACTTACTGAAATAGAAACTTTAAGTAATAACAAATATCAGATGTACCGGTTGATGAATCTTTCGCAAAAAGATCCTGAAACGTTTAACAGTATATGTGATTTTCTTCCTTTTTTTATCACCATCAATAGTGTAAAAAGCCTTAGATGGATTTACTACAATAATGAAGTTAAGAATTCTTTCGGAAGCATTGCCGAAGATTGTATTAATATAGGTGCAAGCGCCATCGAAAACATCTCAGACCAAAATGTTTTAAAACAGGCTTTATTTGCTATTGATCAGTTTAAAAACATCAACGATCATCAGGCAATACTCACATTACCTCAAAGAGTTAAGATTGAAGATAAAATGACTTGGGTGGTGAGTAATAAAATGTTTTATCATCACGATGATCAGTTTTTTAATTTGTTTTATAACCTAACCGATTTAGGTAAATCAGGACGAATAATAGAAGATATTTTGGGTGAAACATTTATTAAAAGAGATGGCTGGGAAATATTTTGTTCTCTTACTAAAAGAGAGAAACAAATAATGAAATTATTAGCTAATGGGCATACAAGTAAAGAAATTGGTAACATGCTATTTATTTCTAAATTAACTGCTGATACTCACCGAAAAAACCTTTTTAGCAAACTAGATGTGAAGTCTTATACAGAGTTGATAAAACTGGCACAGGCCTTTGAGATTATTGAAACATAA
- a CDS encoding GAF domain-containing SpoIIE family protein phosphatase, giving the protein MDFKENDKLIDTQSELIFIASTLGATFNLPELEEITGKTKDEIIEELDSIIEAGILQKSENSEIEYSFKSEELKNSYLKNALNHIHANLLEGIVKAQFKKLEIHEKNLSDRKETLRYQTDILLSLTKNDEIREGNLEEALKVITEALSHSINVSRASIWEFDEKNYSITCLDLFERDENKHSNGVSLYGKDFPSYFKALDDEVVIKANNAHTDEYTYEFSEVYLKPLKIYSMLDVPFYVNGKLGGVICFEHQFNYRDWTFDEIMFTSSICAIISITYQSLQIKQEQKKTDEANQMLLTQNEELQQQQEEIMAQRDFIEKQNKKLKDRENQIASSIDAAKVIQHAILPQQQELEETFEENFVVFKAKDVVSGDFFWLKKVENYTYLAVVDCTGHGVPGAFMSLLGSVLLDKVIAVKGLVSPSVILESLHTEVKNLLRQETTGNQYGMDLIILKLENLPDSKVKLQFSGAKNPLYFIKANDTTLNTFKGSRKSVGGFQNEDRVFEDNEIILDKGSILYLGSDGLKDQNDKNRKRLGKSRLKGIIENYLNLPLASQKERIVEELNKQLEDTEQRDDILFMGIKL; this is encoded by the coding sequence ATGGATTTCAAGGAAAATGATAAGCTAATCGACACACAATCAGAACTCATTTTTATAGCAAGTACTTTAGGTGCAACTTTTAATTTGCCAGAATTAGAAGAAATAACAGGGAAAACTAAAGATGAGATTATTGAAGAACTAGATAGTATAATTGAAGCAGGCATTCTTCAAAAGTCTGAAAATAGTGAAATAGAATATAGTTTTAAAAGTGAAGAGCTAAAGAATTCATATCTTAAAAATGCACTTAATCATATACATGCCAACCTACTAGAAGGTATAGTTAAGGCACAGTTTAAAAAATTAGAAATACATGAAAAGAACCTTTCTGATAGAAAAGAAACACTGAGATATCAAACAGATATCTTATTGAGCTTAACTAAGAATGATGAAATAAGGGAAGGAAACCTAGAAGAAGCTTTAAAAGTAATTACAGAAGCTTTATCTCATTCTATAAATGTATCTAGAGCAAGTATTTGGGAATTTGACGAAAAGAATTATTCAATTACTTGTCTCGATCTTTTCGAAAGAGATGAAAATAAGCATTCTAATGGAGTAAGTCTGTATGGAAAAGATTTTCCCTCTTACTTTAAAGCTTTAGACGACGAAGTTGTGATAAAAGCTAACAATGCACATACAGATGAATATACTTATGAATTTTCTGAGGTTTATTTAAAACCATTAAAAATTTATTCTATGCTAGATGTTCCATTTTATGTAAATGGAAAGCTAGGTGGTGTAATTTGCTTCGAACATCAGTTCAATTACAGAGACTGGACGTTTGATGAAATTATGTTTACAAGTTCTATTTGTGCTATTATTTCTATTACATATCAGTCTCTACAGATTAAACAAGAACAAAAGAAGACTGATGAGGCCAATCAAATGCTACTCACGCAAAACGAAGAGTTACAGCAGCAGCAAGAAGAAATTATGGCTCAGAGAGACTTTATTGAGAAGCAAAACAAAAAATTAAAAGATCGCGAAAATCAAATAGCAAGTAGTATAGATGCAGCAAAAGTTATCCAACATGCCATTCTTCCACAACAACAAGAGCTAGAAGAAACATTCGAAGAAAACTTTGTTGTGTTTAAGGCAAAAGATGTGGTTTCGGGTGATTTTTTCTGGTTGAAAAAAGTTGAGAATTATACTTATTTAGCTGTGGTTGATTGTACTGGTCATGGTGTTCCGGGAGCTTTTATGTCTTTGTTAGGAAGTGTATTACTAGATAAGGTAATTGCAGTTAAAGGTTTGGTTAGCCCTTCGGTAATATTAGAAAGTTTACACACAGAGGTTAAAAACCTATTGAGACAAGAAACAACCGGTAACCAATATGGCATGGATTTAATAATTCTAAAGTTAGAAAACCTACCAGATAGCAAGGTGAAGTTGCAGTTTAGTGGTGCTAAAAATCCTTTATATTTCATAAAAGCAAACGATACAACTCTTAATACTTTTAAAGGCTCTAGAAAGTCTGTGGGTGGTTTTCAAAACGAAGATAGGGTGTTTGAAGATAATGAGATAATTCTTGATAAAGGTAGCATCCTTTATCTTGGTAGTGATGGCTTGAAAGATCAAAATGATAAAAACAGAAAGCGATTAGGTAAATCTAGATTGAAAGGCATTATTGAAAATTATCTTAATCTGCCACTTGCGTCTCAGAAAGAGAGAATAGTTGAAGAGCTAAACAAGCAACTCGAAGATACCGAGCAACGAGATGATATTCTTTTTATGGGAATAAAACTCTAA
- a CDS encoding response regulator transcription factor, producing the protein MARFTENESISNNRLHVYRLVKLSEKDPKVFKSVCEYMPYPITINKVDSLDLVYMNHMSISGFGNEIADTILSKGFGKLIEISDKQVLNRMLFLIKNYKQENDRNSVLTYLQRLKLGGEMSWLLSNKIFYGDGKLYFNFFYSLNDLGKPGKVLEDILGEAYVNRNGWELFSSLSKREKEIMQLFARGLNNKEIGDKLFISKLTVDTHRKNIFNKLKIKSFNELFKLAQAFYLIEEY; encoded by the coding sequence ATGGCTCGGTTTACTGAAAATGAATCTATTAGTAACAATAGACTTCATGTTTATCGATTGGTAAAACTATCTGAAAAAGACCCTAAAGTCTTTAAGTCAGTTTGTGAATATATGCCCTATCCTATTACTATAAACAAAGTGGATAGTCTGGATTTGGTGTATATGAACCACATGTCTATTAGTGGTTTTGGTAACGAAATCGCTGATACTATTTTGTCTAAAGGATTCGGTAAGTTGATAGAAATATCAGACAAACAAGTACTTAACCGGATGCTGTTTTTAATCAAAAATTACAAACAAGAGAATGACCGAAACTCAGTTTTAACCTATTTACAACGACTGAAACTCGGTGGAGAAATGTCTTGGTTGTTAAGCAACAAAATCTTTTATGGCGATGGCAAATTGTATTTCAATTTTTTTTACTCTTTAAACGATTTAGGTAAACCAGGTAAAGTACTAGAAGATATACTTGGCGAAGCCTATGTAAACAGAAATGGCTGGGAGCTATTTAGTTCTCTCTCCAAAAGAGAAAAAGAGATAATGCAATTGTTTGCCAGAGGGCTTAACAATAAAGAAATTGGCGACAAGCTTTTTATCTCCAAATTAACAGTAGATACTCATCGCAAAAACATATTTAACAAGCTGAAAATTAAATCTTTCAATGAACTATTTAAACTCGCGCAGGCCTTCTACCTAATAGAAGAATATTAA
- a CDS encoding transcriptional regulator, whose protein sequence is MEEFILESNIKLFYIQAISFPEGVLEAHQKLHNMVPFSRDRKYFGISRPENGIIVYKAATEETFANEAEKYNCQTLLLKKGKYISIIVEHFRENPQKIKDAFDQLIKHYDLAPEGYCVEWYNNVEDTVNCFIRLRKQ, encoded by the coding sequence ATGGAAGAGTTTATTTTAGAAAGTAACATTAAATTATTTTATATTCAGGCTATATCATTTCCAGAAGGTGTGTTGGAAGCACATCAAAAGTTGCACAATATGGTGCCATTCTCTAGAGATAGAAAGTATTTCGGCATCTCCCGACCAGAAAATGGAATTATAGTTTATAAAGCAGCAACGGAAGAGACTTTTGCTAATGAGGCAGAAAAATACAATTGTCAAACTTTGTTATTAAAAAAAGGCAAGTATATTTCTATTATAGTTGAGCATTTTAGAGAAAACCCACAGAAAATTAAAGATGCATTTGACCAATTAATCAAACACTACGATTTGGCTCCAGAAGGCTATTGTGTTGAATGGTATAACAATGTTGAAGATACTGTAAATTGTTTTATCAGATTGAGAAAGCAATAG